The following nucleotide sequence is from Vitis vinifera cultivar Pinot Noir 40024 chromosome 14, ASM3070453v1.
ctaaaccctaacccctaacccctaaaccctaacccctaaaccctaagccctaagccctaacccctaagccctaacccctaagccctaagccctaagccctaaccccaaaccccaaaccctaaaccccaaaccctaaaccctaaaccctaacccctaaaccctaacccctaacccctaacccctaacccctaacccctaagccctaagccctaagctctaagccctaagccctaagccctaagccctaagccctaagccctaagccctaagccctaagccctaaaccccaaccctaaacccctaaccccaacccctaacccctaacccgtaacccctaacccctaaaccctaaaccctaaaccctaaaccctaaaccctaaaaccctaaaaccctaaaaccctaaaccctaaaccccaaaacccccctaaaaccctaaaaccctaaaaccctaaaccctaaaccccaaaacccccctaaaaccctaaaaccctaaaccctaaaccctaaaccctaaaccctaaacccgaaacccgaaaacCCGAAAACCCCCGAAAACCCCCGAAAACCCTTGAAAACCCCCTAGAACCGCGAAACCCGGAACCCGGACCTGGACCCGGACCGGGACCGGGACCGGGACCCGGAACCCGGAACCCCGAACCCCGAACCCCGAACCCCGAAACCCGGAACCCGGAACCCGACCCCgaaacccctaaacccctaaacccctaacccctaacccctagccccaaaccccaaaccccaaaccccaaacccttaaacccttaaaccctaaaccctaaacccgaaaccccaaaccccaaaccccaaaccctcaACCCCAAACCCTGAACCCtgaacccgaaacccgaaacctgAAACCCGAAACCTGAAACCCGAAACCTGAAACCCGAAACCGGAAACCCGAAACTTGAACCCGTAACCCGTAACCCCGAACCCCGAACCCCGAACCCTGAACCCTGAACCCCGAACCCCGAACCCCGAACCCTGAACCCCAGACCCTAAACCCTTAACCCGAAACCCGAACCCTAAACCCCGAACcccgaaaccccaaaccccaaaccccaaaccccaaaccccgaaccccaaaccctaaaccctaaaccccaaatcGCAAACTCCAAACCCCTAACCCCAAACCTCAAACCCCTatccccaaaccccaaaccctaaaccctagactctaaaccctaaaccccaaagcctaaaccctaaaccttaaaccccaaaccccaaaccctaaaccctaaaccccaaaccccaaacccgaaCCCTGAAACCCTGAACCCCAAatcccaaaccccaaacccccaaCCCCAAATTCccaaccctaaaccttaaaccctttACCcgaacccctaaaccctaaacccctaacccGAAACCcataacccctaaaccctaactcctaaaccctaaaccagaAAACCCGAAACCTGAAACCCGaaatcctaaaccctaaacctcgaACCCCCATGGAAACCTTGAAACCccaaccccaaaccccaaaccgaACCCCGAACCCCGAACCCAGAAACCCTAatccccaaaccccaaaccccaaaaccTAAACCCGAAACgtgaaaccctaaaccccaaaccccaaaccccaaaccctaaaccccaaaccccaaaccctaaaccctaaacactaaaccctaaaaccctaaactagTTCAATTTTTGtgtaatttgaatgaaaaataaattataaatttgcaATGTTgtcttgaagaaaatatagaatatgactataatagatttttttgggatgtattttcttttattttataagaaattttagatctaatttttatataaattaatactccaaaattaaaccaaaaatataaaagtcaaataaaaatttaatttaggaTAAATTCACAAAATCAAAAAGTGGAAGCCAAAATTCTAATACGaccttcatttttctctcataattcttttaattcttaacaaaactaaattttaaattaatttactagaagttttcaaaattcaagttcaatgataaaactaaaataaacaaCCTCACTTAATAGTATTACTCTGGTGCCAAATGGGCCAACCCAGCCCAGACCACTGACCACCGTGTCACTAAATCCTAGATAACTACTGACCTCTCTCACAGTAGGAAGTGGCAAAACTATGGCGAACAGGCGATGCCTAcgaaccctaaccctaaccctaaccctaaccctaaccctgaCTCGCCATGACTCATCCATCTTCTCCTCAACCCCACCTCTCCGATCACCACCAATGTCGTCACCCCTCAAAACCCTAAGCCATCACCTACACGGTCTTCTCCTCTCCTCAAAACCTTCCCACATTCTCCGCATCCCACAACTTCATTGGCCCCCACATCCTCGCCAATTATCCTCCCATTCCGGAGACGACGACGACGAAGACTAGGACGATGATGAAGAAATGGGCGAGAGCAGTGATAATGAAAAGGTTCCGGTCGAATTGTGTGTATTCGGCGGAGGATAAAGAACTCGAGGCGGACGCTATTGGGTGTAAAGTGGTGGGGCCTCTCCATTCTTCTGATCGAGTTTTTAAACCCTACGAGCTGGTCTTCGCTGCTGTGCAGGTTCAATTTCGATtttggattgattttttttttttttataagtaaataaggGTAGAGTATATTTGGGTGTCAGTGTTGTGTCATAGAAACATTGCTCCATGATTACAGGGAACATGGAGGTGAACACAGGAACTTTTCTCTGGGGGACAGAAGTAGAGCTTTTAGACAGAGACTATTCAGGAATTTAGGGTTAGGTTTAAGTTTTAAGCAATGGAGTGGGATGCGGGGAGCGGGTGGGCCGGTGGCCCATGCCGAGCTGAAGGGGGAAGAGGGGGGTGGGGGTGGAGGGTCAGCGTGAAAGAAGCGGCGAGGAAATCTGTGgattgattattttgaaaattgagaataCGCAGCGCCACTGTGATGCTGTGATAGGTTTTGATAAATGTGAATTTGTATGTGTAGATTGGTGCTCACCGGTTCAAGGTGAGCAACGGGGATTGCATTTATACGGAGAGGTTGAAATTATGTGAGGTCAGTGACAAGGTATGTTGTGCATGAATTTGCATAATTTATGTTGAAATATCTACAAAGATCTCCCTTCTAATTTCACCTGTATTCCCTAGTGAtgcacttttaaaataaaatttaattcatggtCATAGTATCAAACTGAGTTTGTTCACTAAATGCAAAATGTGATATTCCGTGATTGATTACAGCATCCTTGTCTTAGCTCCACAAAAGAAAGGTGGGTGTGCATCTAAGTATTTGCATTTGACTTGAATAATTGTCATGTTTTAGTATTTGACTTGAATAATTGCTAATAAGACCATAAATTCCGAGAGTGGTGTGTTGTGCAAGCTGGATATCAAGAAGACATATGATCCCATAAATTGGAATTTTCTACTGTTTGTGATGCAAAAATTGGGTTTATCTTTGAAAAACAATATCCCCTTAAACAGAGtctaaccaatctacaaaatccaTAATGGAAGGGGGGCAGAGTCTAAAAACCCCTTGGCCCACACCCACAAGTTATTatctttgaaaaattaatacaaatatatatatacaactttCAAACTTGTACAATAAatggaaatagaataaaatagcTATCCTACTCTTGAAATTCTTCCTACAAATCCTCTAAATAAAATAGCTAACCTACTCCTGAAATTCTTCCTACAAATCCTCTAAATTACAACTTCCCTAATTTATATAgtcaattaatttaaatatgcataaaatatgcataaaattaggaataaatcaaataaaatctatGAAATCaggaataaatattatattccaACAAAGCCCCTCAAGTTGCTTCAAAGATATTTTCCATTCCCAACTTGTTAACCATAGAGTTGAATGTAGGATTCTAAACTTCATTTGTGAAGACATTAGCTAGTCGTAGTTTAGGTGCAACAAATGGAGTGCAAATCAGTCCATTATCaattgcctataaaaaaaattagtccaCTATCAATCTTTTCTTCAATGAAATGTATATCAATCTCAACGTGTTTAGTCTTATCATGTTGTACTGGGTTGTGAGTAATGTTGATTGCAACCTTGTTATCACAATACAATCTCATGGGATTCTCAAAATTAACTTGTAGTTCCCTCAACAAAACCCTTTTGCCACATGAGTTCACAAATGCCAAGGGCCATGGCTTGAAACTCTGCTTTAGCACTACATCGAGCAACTACATGTTGCTTTTTGCTTCGCCAAGTAACCAAGTTGCCGCCCATAAATGTATGGTATCCTGAAGTAGATCTCCTATCACTGATGGAACTTGCCCAATCTACATCTGTGTAACCCTTAGCTATAAGGTGattgtttttttagaacaataaaCCTTTTCCTGGAGTGATTTTAGGAACCTTAAGATTCTTAACACTACATCCATGACATTCTAAGGGGGAGTGCATAAATTGACTTACCATGCTAACAACATATGCTATATTTGGTCTTGTGTAGGACAATTAAATTAATCTCTAAACAAGTCTTTGATATCTCCCTTTGTCAACTGGTATTCCTTTAGTGATTGTGCCTAATTGATGATTTTGATCACTAGGTGTACTTGCAGGTTTGCATTCTAGCATCTCGGTTTCATTTAGCAAATCAAGGATATACTGACTTTGAGGAACATAACGTTCACTTTTTGATCTTCTCACctcaatgccaagaaaataTCTTAGATTTTCAagatctttgatttcaaattcttttgccAACTTTCCTTTAAGATTTTGCATCTCTTCTACATCATCTCCTATGACAATTATGTCATCTACATAAACAATAAGTGCAGTAATCTTCTTTTCAGGTGATTGCTTAATGAAAAGGGTATGATCTCCTGGGCTTTGGTGATAGCCAAATTTGAGCAGAGATTTAGCAAATCTCTCAAACCATGCTTGAGGAGACCGCTTCAAATTATACAATGATTTCATAGGTGACACGCATAGAGTTTGCAATGGTTGAGAAGTCTGGTGATGGCGTGATTGGGGGGAACTTGGCCTCTTTGATTCCTCATTAATTTTCTTGGAAAATTCAAATACACAAAGAAAGTTAAGGAAACGGAGGCAAACAGTATGTTGTTCTTGATCATCTCAGGGAGAGTTCAAGGGGTTTTTGGGTATTCACCACCGTTGCCTACAATCATTTGGTACAATTCGTCACTCTGTAATTTCTGCTATTCTAattctttgttttcatttcaaatGCTTGTGTTTACTTGTGGGCTTGAGGAATTTGAGTGCTATTCTTCTGATTATATCATGGGATTGTTATTCATTGTTACGGAAGAAGTTGTGATGTTGTACTATGTGATATTTCAATATCTTTACTTGAAAAGTGTTATGAATTATAACTATGTTAAGTTCATGCGGATTTTGCATCTTTGCGCTCTACATGTTTGATTTATGGTTGTCTGTGTTTACTGCTTTTCAAGTTGTTGAAAGTAATGTAGCTCGAATTTAGGTTTGCATGTAAAGAAatcttgaattattttatgggtgtttgaatttgattctcTTCCACATATTTGACATCAATTTTGAATTCCCTCCTCTATTTTTCATGGAATTGATttacttttgaaatttgaaagattTTCAGATCGGATTTCATTACAAGGGACTGACCAATAAAAAgatgcataaaaaaaatggagctgGAATTTAGGCATCAATTTGATTCTCTTCTGCCTATTTGGCATCAATTTTgaattctctctttctctatttcTCATGGAATTGATTCACTTTTTGCCAAGTTTAATTTGTtggaatgaaatttgaaaagttttggaTTGAATTTTCATAGAAGTGACTGGCCAATCAAAGGATACACccaaaaacaaaggaaagaaaagaaaaaatgagagcTTATCTTAAAGTTGTGTGATGGGTTTAAAGAGATCCTGGTTCCATTTTGGGTCAGTAATCAGTTCGTGTTGTAGTAATCATCTATGGAATTCTGAATGGTCAgaaattttcattcattgaCTCTCTGTCTCcctctttattattattatttttttcaaattcactCATTAGATGTTATTCTTATTAGTTGCTGCCTTACTGAAAAATGTAATATTGAAAATCAGAAGCCCCCCttcatatattttgaaatttagaaGCAATTTAATTCTCAAGGCTACATTATCAGATATTGtcatgtttttatttctttctgaattcaaaaaatttaaggaaattgTTTAACAGGTGGTGCTGTTACAGGTTACATGGAAACGGTAAACCAGTCA
It contains:
- the LOC104881377 gene encoding large ribosomal subunit protein bL21m isoform X3, translated to MMKKWARAVIMKRFRSNCVYSAEDKELEADAIGCKVVGPLHSSDRVFKPYELVFAAVQIGAHRFKVSNGDCIYTERLKLCEVSDKVTWKR